The Mesorhizobium sp. B1-1-8 genome contains a region encoding:
- a CDS encoding tautomerase family protein, with amino-acid sequence MPFANFKMPEAALTKAQKEDLVHRTTQMFVDYFGEGVRPYTMVLIEEVRDGGYGRADEVFILPDVYRANDTV; translated from the coding sequence ATGCCCTTTGCCAACTTCAAGATGCCCGAGGCCGCCCTCACAAAAGCGCAGAAGGAAGACCTCGTCCACAGGACCACGCAGATGTTCGTCGACTATTTCGGCGAAGGCGTGCGTCCTTACACGATGGTGCTGATCGAGGAAGTTCGCGACGGAGGCTACGGCCGTGCCGACGAGGTCTTCATCCTCCCCGACGTCTACCGGGCCAACGATACTGTCTGA
- a CDS encoding PAS domain-containing sensor histidine kinase — protein sequence MTTTEAQHLSDSHRLQIFIDAVADYAIYTLNADGFVTSWNAGAEKIKGYAASEILGQHFSRFFTAEDQANAVPERMLAAARADGRYEAEGWRVRKDGSRFWSNGVVQRVVDQNGALLGYAKITRDITERVAAHETLLESERRFRMLVDGLVDYAIYTLDPSGTITSWNAGAERLKGYTADEIVGQHFSKFYTREERAKGMPLRALEAAAQDGRYEGEGWRVRKDGSRFWASVVVHPIRNDAGRLEGFAKITRDITERRAAHEALRESERQFRFLVNGVTDYALFMLDPNGLVTTWNAGAERIKGYSAEEIIGQHFSRFYTEHDRAAGLPARALHMAARDGRFETEGHRVRKDGTLFWANVVIDTIRDERGELIGFAKITRDITERRDAEIALRQAQAQRAHTQKMDALGQLTGGIVHDFNNLLTVVGSYVRITKKAGADAEMKRATESVERALERGTALTRQLLAFSRKQSARYEIVSLAERVEAVRGMVAGSMRKSLKLVAAVGPETWPVKVDPGELELGLVNIVFNARDAMPDGGLITVTAGNVLLSGDDNAAGLQGEFVALRATDTGIGIAPDVLPQVFEPFFTTKGPDKGTGLGLAQVYGFAQQSGGAVTIDSEVGKGTTVTIYLPRADMTPALQGAEADQPTGANVVPLRTKGRFAGDQD from the coding sequence TTGACCACAACCGAAGCGCAACATCTTTCCGACAGCCATCGCCTCCAAATTTTCATCGACGCCGTTGCTGATTATGCGATCTATACCCTCAACGCCGACGGCTTTGTCACGAGCTGGAACGCGGGCGCCGAGAAGATCAAAGGCTACGCGGCGTCGGAAATCCTGGGCCAGCATTTCTCGCGGTTCTTCACGGCCGAAGATCAGGCCAATGCCGTCCCGGAAAGGATGCTTGCCGCCGCACGGGCAGATGGAAGATACGAGGCCGAAGGTTGGCGGGTGCGCAAGGACGGCAGCCGCTTTTGGTCGAATGGTGTCGTTCAACGGGTCGTTGACCAGAACGGCGCCCTCTTGGGTTATGCAAAGATCACGCGCGATATCACGGAGCGCGTCGCAGCGCATGAGACGCTGCTGGAGAGCGAGCGGCGCTTCCGCATGCTGGTCGACGGGCTGGTTGACTACGCCATCTACACGCTCGATCCGAGCGGCACGATCACCAGCTGGAATGCGGGCGCCGAGCGGCTCAAAGGCTACACCGCCGACGAAATCGTCGGCCAGCATTTCTCCAAGTTCTACACGCGCGAGGAACGGGCAAAAGGCATGCCGCTTCGCGCCCTCGAAGCAGCCGCCCAGGACGGGCGCTATGAAGGCGAAGGCTGGCGCGTACGCAAGGATGGCAGCCGTTTCTGGGCTTCCGTCGTCGTTCACCCGATCCGCAACGACGCAGGCCGACTCGAGGGTTTCGCCAAGATTACGCGCGACATCACCGAGCGCCGAGCGGCGCACGAAGCTTTGCGGGAAAGCGAGCGCCAGTTCCGCTTTCTGGTGAACGGCGTGACCGACTACGCGCTTTTTATGCTTGACCCCAACGGGCTGGTGACCACCTGGAACGCCGGCGCAGAGCGGATCAAGGGCTATTCCGCCGAGGAGATCATCGGTCAGCACTTCTCCCGTTTTTATACGGAGCACGACCGCGCCGCGGGTTTGCCTGCGCGCGCGCTTCATATGGCTGCCCGGGACGGACGCTTCGAAACCGAGGGCCATCGCGTTCGCAAGGACGGGACGCTGTTCTGGGCAAATGTCGTGATCGATACGATCCGCGACGAGCGAGGAGAGCTGATCGGTTTCGCCAAGATCACGCGTGACATTACCGAGCGACGCGATGCGGAGATCGCACTCCGGCAGGCGCAAGCGCAACGCGCCCATACACAGAAAATGGACGCGCTCGGCCAATTGACGGGCGGCATTGTGCACGATTTCAACAATCTCCTGACGGTGGTCGGCAGCTACGTTCGTATTACGAAGAAGGCCGGTGCCGATGCCGAAATGAAGCGGGCGACCGAATCCGTCGAGCGTGCACTCGAGCGCGGCACCGCGTTGACACGGCAGTTGCTGGCCTTCTCGCGCAAGCAGTCCGCTCGCTACGAGATCGTCTCGCTGGCGGAGCGGGTGGAAGCCGTTCGTGGGATGGTAGCGGGTTCTATGCGCAAATCCTTGAAGCTGGTCGCAGCCGTCGGGCCCGAAACCTGGCCGGTGAAGGTCGATCCCGGCGAACTGGAGCTTGGCCTCGTCAATATCGTCTTCAACGCGCGGGATGCCATGCCGGACGGTGGCTTGATCACGGTCACTGCGGGGAATGTGCTGCTATCGGGCGACGACAACGCTGCGGGTCTGCAAGGTGAATTCGTCGCGTTGCGGGCGACGGACACAGGCATCGGAATTGCACCGGATGTGCTTCCGCAGGTTTTCGAACCGTTCTTCACGACCAAAGGGCCCGACAAGGGCACAGGCCTTGGCCTCGCACAGGTCTACGGCTTTGCGCAGCAATCCGGCGGTGCGGTCACGATCGACAGCGAAGTCGGCAAAGGCACGACTGTCACAATTTATCTGCCACGGGCCGATATGACGCCCGCCTTGCAGGGCGCGGAGGCGGACCAGCCGACCGGTGCAAATGTGGTGCCGTTGAGGACCAAGGGCCGTTTTGCCGGGGATCAAGACTGA
- a CDS encoding response regulator: MPEYSFFIRSIRVRYISGLLIFALASAAVMFALNRVNTFRHEVDSLSGNFVIFSRDLRNATNFAETTGTAWRAETRDALTAAARGHSERLMGEIEILNAQLAAIRPRLSKSTADAFDSAAVNGDLFWSARDMVRNFNRMSVAQRVDEWSYREIRTQNDLFVQPMLVRVRTALDDERHLADASSDRLLLWASGLLIAVLAIAAIWIFRPMENAIRRAFAETAASLFKAEAADRAKSEFLANMSHEIRTPMNGVLGMAELLAKTDLTPRQKTFTDVIVKSGNALLTIINDILDFSKINAGQLTLDPAPFRLAEAVEDVATLVSARVAEKNLELIVRVDPRLPAFVVGDAGRFRQIVTNLLGNAVKFTEKGHVLIDVGGDVVDGTAQLKVRVEDTGIGIPAEKLQSVFEKFAQVDGSSTRRHEGTGLGLAISARLVDLMGGKIGVESEIGRGSVFWFAVPLPAHSQEARNEIVPVDVTGARVLVIDDNPVNREILLEQLRSWRFDCAAAESGAVGLAFLDRACQLGASVDCIILDYQMPGMNGADVARAIAADHRLAAIPVVLLTSVDQVDFGRMVIDFGIVAHLTKPARSAVLLGTVISAIQKARTQGGKAHFVREPALAQAAPPTFTVIRSPAPPVPAAPEPAAAPNGPIDILIAEDNDVNQLVFGQILNGLGLSYRIAGNGRTAVEMYRSLRPRLVLMDVSMPEMNGYEATRAIRAIEQASGSHTPVIGVTAHALKGDREKCIESGMDDYLPKPVSPDRLGAKIGTWLSETVAAKTA, from the coding sequence ATGCCGGAATATTCCTTCTTCATCCGGTCGATCCGGGTCCGTTACATTTCAGGCCTGCTGATCTTTGCGCTGGCTTCGGCGGCCGTCATGTTCGCGCTCAACCGCGTGAATACCTTCCGTCACGAGGTCGATTCCCTCAGCGGCAACTTCGTCATCTTTTCGCGCGACCTGCGCAATGCCACCAATTTCGCCGAGACGACGGGGACCGCCTGGCGGGCCGAGACGCGCGATGCGCTGACCGCCGCCGCGCGCGGCCATTCCGAACGGCTGATGGGCGAGATCGAGATCCTGAACGCGCAGCTCGCGGCGATCAGGCCGCGCCTGTCCAAGAGCACTGCCGACGCGTTCGATTCCGCTGCGGTGAACGGCGACCTGTTCTGGTCGGCGCGCGATATGGTGCGCAACTTCAACCGGATGTCGGTGGCCCAAAGGGTCGACGAATGGAGCTACCGCGAGATCCGCACCCAGAACGATCTGTTTGTCCAGCCCATGCTGGTGCGCGTGCGCACGGCGCTCGACGACGAGCGGCATCTCGCCGACGCCTCCAGCGACCGGCTGCTTTTGTGGGCGAGCGGCCTGCTGATCGCCGTCCTTGCAATTGCCGCGATCTGGATCTTCCGGCCGATGGAGAACGCGATCCGCCGCGCCTTCGCCGAAACCGCCGCGTCGCTGTTCAAAGCCGAGGCCGCCGACCGCGCCAAGTCCGAATTCCTCGCCAATATGAGCCACGAGATCCGCACGCCGATGAACGGCGTGCTCGGCATGGCCGAGTTGCTGGCCAAGACCGATCTCACGCCGCGCCAGAAGACGTTCACCGACGTCATCGTCAAATCCGGCAATGCGCTGCTCACCATCATCAACGACATCCTCGATTTCTCCAAGATCAACGCCGGCCAGCTGACGCTCGATCCCGCCCCCTTCCGCCTGGCGGAAGCGGTCGAGGATGTGGCGACCCTGGTGTCGGCGCGCGTTGCCGAAAAGAACCTCGAGCTCATCGTGCGCGTCGACCCGCGCCTGCCGGCCTTCGTCGTCGGCGACGCCGGGCGCTTCCGCCAGATCGTCACCAACCTGCTCGGCAATGCCGTGAAGTTCACCGAGAAGGGGCATGTGCTGATCGATGTCGGCGGCGATGTCGTCGACGGAACCGCGCAACTCAAGGTCCGTGTCGAGGACACCGGCATCGGCATTCCGGCCGAGAAGCTGCAGAGCGTGTTCGAAAAGTTCGCCCAGGTCGACGGCTCCTCGACCCGCCGCCACGAAGGCACCGGCCTCGGCCTTGCGATCTCCGCTCGCCTCGTCGACCTGATGGGCGGCAAGATCGGCGTCGAAAGCGAGATCGGCCGCGGCTCCGTCTTCTGGTTCGCCGTGCCGCTGCCGGCTCACAGCCAGGAGGCCCGCAACGAGATCGTGCCGGTCGACGTCACCGGCGCGCGCGTGCTGGTCATCGACGACAATCCGGTCAACCGCGAGATCCTGCTGGAGCAGCTCAGAAGCTGGCGCTTCGACTGCGCCGCGGCCGAAAGCGGCGCCGTCGGGCTCGCCTTCCTCGACCGCGCCTGCCAGCTCGGCGCCTCGGTCGACTGCATCATCCTCGACTACCAGATGCCCGGCATGAACGGCGCCGATGTCGCCAGGGCCATTGCCGCCGATCACCGCCTTGCCGCCATTCCGGTCGTGCTGCTCACCTCGGTCGACCAGGTCGATTTCGGCAGGATGGTGATCGATTTCGGCATCGTCGCGCATCTGACCAAGCCGGCGCGTTCGGCGGTGCTGCTCGGCACCGTCATTTCCGCCATCCAGAAGGCCCGCACGCAAGGCGGCAAGGCGCATTTTGTGCGCGAGCCGGCGCTCGCCCAGGCAGCGCCCCCAACCTTCACGGTCATCCGCAGCCCGGCTCCTCCCGTGCCTGCCGCGCCGGAGCCGGCGGCTGCGCCGAACGGCCCGATCGATATCCTGATCGCCGAGGACAATGACGTGAACCAGCTGGTGTTCGGCCAGATCCTCAACGGTCTCGGCCTCAGCTACCGCATCGCCGGAAATGGCCGCACGGCGGTCGAGATGTATCGCTCGCTGCGCCCGCGGCTGGTGCTGATGGACGTCTCCATGCCGGAGATGAACGGCTATGAGGCGACGCGCGCCATTCGCGCCATAGAACAGGCGAGCGGCAGTCACACGCCGGTCATCGGCGTCACCGCGCATGCGCTCAAGGGCGACCGCGAAAAATGCATCGAGTCCGGCATGGACGACTATCTGCCGAAGCCGGTCTCGCCCGACCGCCTCGGCGCCAAGATCGGCACCTGGCTGAGCGAAACAGTGGCGGCGAAGACGGCTTGA
- a CDS encoding polyprenyl synthetase family protein encodes MTKDDQMAFEMALGARAAAVEGQLRQILDGRPLVAEIVRPERLMAAMRHGVLNGGKRLRPFLVTESAALFSADGEAALRIAAALECVHCYSLIHDDLPAMDNDDLRRGQPTVHKAFDEATAILAGDALLTLAFDIVADEATMLPAERRAALVLALARAAGAGGMVGGQTLDLEAERIRPDEAGIIRLQAMKTGALIRFACEAGAIIAGAAPSDRERLAEFGSAIGLAFQLADDLLDLTADARQMGKATNKDAAAGKATLAALHGPVWAREQLHGLIDQAHALLEPYGEAAELLKQAATFVATRSS; translated from the coding sequence ATGACGAAAGACGACCAGATGGCGTTCGAAATGGCGCTTGGCGCCCGTGCGGCAGCGGTCGAGGGACAGCTGCGGCAGATCCTCGACGGGCGCCCGCTTGTCGCAGAGATCGTGCGCCCCGAGCGCCTGATGGCCGCCATGCGCCATGGCGTGCTGAACGGGGGCAAGCGGCTGCGCCCTTTTCTGGTCACGGAAAGTGCGGCGCTTTTTTCCGCCGATGGCGAGGCTGCGCTGCGCATAGCCGCGGCGCTCGAATGCGTGCATTGCTATTCGCTGATCCATGACGATCTGCCGGCGATGGACAACGACGACCTGCGCCGCGGCCAGCCGACCGTGCACAAGGCCTTCGACGAGGCGACCGCCATCCTTGCCGGCGACGCGCTTTTGACGCTCGCCTTCGACATCGTCGCCGATGAGGCGACGATGCTGCCGGCCGAGCGCCGCGCGGCGCTCGTGCTGGCGCTCGCCCGCGCCGCCGGCGCCGGCGGCATGGTCGGCGGGCAGACGCTCGACCTCGAAGCCGAGCGCATCAGGCCCGACGAAGCCGGCATCATCAGGCTGCAGGCGATGAAGACCGGCGCGCTGATCCGTTTCGCCTGCGAGGCCGGCGCGATCATTGCCGGCGCGGCACCATCCGATCGTGAAAGGCTGGCCGAGTTCGGCTCGGCGATCGGCCTCGCCTTCCAGCTCGCCGACGACCTTTTGGATCTTACCGCTGATGCGCGGCAGATGGGCAAGGCGACAAACAAAGACGCCGCCGCCGGCAAGGCGACGCTTGCCGCCCTGCACGGCCCGGTGTGGGCCCGCGAGCAGCTCCACGGCCTCATCGACCAGGCGCATGCGCTGCTCGAGCCCTATGGCGAAGCGGCCGAGCTGCTCAAGCAAGCGGCGACCTTCGTGGCGACGCGCAGCAGCTGA
- a CDS encoding lytic transglycosylase domain-containing protein, translated as MRRFLKATLLLLLALIPATQAFADPPQSKSATKRLISRVCDLIETEAGKNGLPKDFFARLIWKESRFDPNAVSPVGAEGIAQFMPGTAKLRGLADPFDIGQAIPASAKYLAEMKAGYGNLGLAAAAYNAGENRVSRWLNSGGFLPMETESYVFDVMGEPVDKFSDASYSGTVQPLDPKASFAVACRRLPVIMSQTVAMASINVKPWGIQVAGNFRRSAAISQWLRVRGRFPALLASYDPVVSRVRTPIGRRGIYAVRIGADSRGEADGICNRLQSVGGACVVLRNR; from the coding sequence ATGCGGCGTTTCCTCAAGGCAACGCTGCTCCTGCTCCTCGCGCTGATCCCGGCCACCCAGGCATTCGCCGATCCGCCGCAGTCGAAATCGGCCACAAAACGGCTGATCAGCCGCGTCTGCGATCTGATCGAGACCGAGGCCGGCAAGAACGGCCTGCCCAAGGATTTCTTCGCCCGGCTGATCTGGAAGGAAAGCCGTTTCGATCCCAATGCGGTCAGCCCGGTGGGCGCCGAAGGCATCGCCCAGTTCATGCCCGGCACGGCCAAGCTGCGCGGGCTTGCCGATCCCTTCGACATCGGGCAGGCCATTCCCGCATCGGCAAAATATCTTGCCGAGATGAAGGCCGGCTACGGCAATCTCGGCTTGGCGGCAGCAGCCTACAATGCCGGCGAGAACCGGGTGTCGCGCTGGCTAAATTCGGGCGGCTTCCTGCCGATGGAGACCGAGAGCTATGTCTTCGACGTGATGGGCGAGCCGGTCGACAAGTTTTCCGACGCCTCCTATTCCGGCACGGTGCAGCCGCTCGATCCGAAGGCCAGCTTCGCGGTGGCCTGCCGCCGGCTGCCGGTGATCATGTCGCAAACCGTCGCCATGGCATCCATCAACGTCAAGCCGTGGGGCATCCAGGTGGCCGGCAATTTCCGCCGCTCGGCGGCGATCAGCCAGTGGCTGAGGGTGCGCGGCCGGTTCCCGGCGCTGCTTGCCAGCTATGACCCCGTGGTCAGCCGGGTGCGCACGCCGATCGGCCGGCGCGGCATCTACGCGGTCAGGATCGGCGCCGATTCGAGAGGAGAGGCCGATGGCATCTGCAACAGGCTGCAGAGCGTCGGCGGCGCTTGCGTGGTGCTGCGCAATCGGTAG
- a CDS encoding cell division protein ZapA: MAQVTVSIDGKQYRMACDEGQEEHLIDLAERFDRYVAHLKDSFGEIGDQRLTVMAGIMVMDELSELTKRVKGMESEVLTLRKTRDEALTKADKSDSVLTTALDALAQRMEDLASTLIVKKA; the protein is encoded by the coding sequence ATGGCACAGGTCACGGTTTCCATCGACGGCAAGCAGTATCGCATGGCTTGCGACGAGGGCCAGGAAGAGCATTTGATCGACCTTGCCGAGCGCTTCGACCGCTATGTCGCGCATCTGAAAGATTCTTTCGGCGAAATCGGCGACCAGCGGCTGACCGTCATGGCCGGCATCATGGTGATGGATGAGCTTTCCGAGCTGACCAAGCGCGTCAAGGGCATGGAGAGCGAAGTGCTGACGCTGCGCAAGACGCGCGACGAGGCGCTGACCAAGGCCGACAAGAGCGACAGCGTGCTGACCACCGCGCTCGACGCGCTGGCGCAGCGCATGGAAGACCTGGCTTCGACGCTCATCGTCAAGAAAGCCTGA
- the ispG gene encoding flavodoxin-dependent (E)-4-hydroxy-3-methylbut-2-enyl-diphosphate synthase: protein MTGYFSSPFPRRTSVGVSVGGVIVGGGAPVVVQSMTNTDTADVDQTVAQVAALQRAGSEIVRITVDRDESAAAVPRIHERLLRLGINVPLVGDFHYIGHKLLADHPACAEALAKYRINPGNVGFKDKKDRQFAAIVEMAIRYDKPVRIGVNWGSLDQELLTRLMDDNQARGFPLTAQEVTREAIVQSAILSAEMAEEIGLGREKIILSAKVSGVQDLIAVYTELATRSNHALHLGLTEAGMGTKGIVASSAAMGILLQQGIGDTIRISLTPEPNGDRTREVQVSQELLQTMGFRQFVPIVAACPGCGRTTSTVFQELAQNIQADIRKNMPVWREKYPGVQNLKVAVMGCIVNGPGESKHADIGISLPGTGETPIAPVFVDGKKAATLRGPSIAQDFEKMVADYIEQRYGHGKAAAE from the coding sequence ATGACCGGATATTTTTCTTCTCCTTTCCCGCGCCGGACCTCGGTCGGCGTTTCGGTGGGCGGCGTGATCGTCGGTGGCGGCGCGCCGGTCGTCGTGCAGTCGATGACCAACACCGATACGGCCGATGTCGATCAGACGGTGGCCCAGGTCGCGGCGCTGCAGCGCGCCGGCTCCGAGATCGTGCGCATCACCGTCGATCGCGACGAAAGCGCGGCCGCGGTGCCGCGCATCCATGAGCGGCTGTTGCGGCTCGGCATCAACGTGCCGCTGGTCGGCGATTTTCACTACATCGGCCACAAGCTGCTGGCCGATCATCCGGCCTGCGCCGAGGCGCTGGCTAAATACCGCATCAACCCCGGCAATGTCGGCTTCAAGGACAAGAAGGACCGCCAGTTCGCGGCGATCGTCGAAATGGCGATCAGATACGACAAGCCGGTGCGCATCGGCGTCAACTGGGGCTCGCTCGACCAGGAACTTCTGACCCGGCTGATGGATGACAACCAGGCCCGGGGCTTTCCGCTGACGGCGCAGGAGGTGACGCGCGAGGCGATCGTGCAGTCGGCGATCCTGTCGGCCGAGATGGCGGAAGAGATCGGGCTTGGCCGGGAAAAAATCATCCTGTCGGCCAAGGTCAGCGGCGTGCAGGATTTGATCGCCGTCTATACCGAGCTCGCCACACGCTCCAACCATGCGCTGCATCTCGGCCTCACCGAGGCCGGCATGGGCACCAAGGGCATCGTTGCCTCGTCCGCCGCGATGGGCATCCTTTTGCAGCAGGGCATCGGCGACACCATCCGCATCTCGCTGACGCCGGAGCCGAACGGCGACCGCACCCGCGAGGTACAGGTGTCGCAGGAATTGCTGCAGACCATGGGCTTCCGGCAGTTCGTGCCGATCGTCGCCGCTTGCCCCGGCTGTGGCCGCACGACCTCGACCGTATTCCAGGAACTCGCCCAGAACATCCAGGCCGACATCCGCAAGAACATGCCGGTGTGGCGCGAGAAATATCCGGGCGTCCAGAACCTCAAGGTCGCGGTGATGGGCTGCATCGTCAACGGCCCGGGCGAGTCCAAACATGCCGATATCGGCATATCGCTGCCGGGCACCGGCGAGACGCCGATAGCGCCGGTGTTTGTCGACGGCAAGAAGGCGGCGACATTGCGCGGCCCGTCTATCGCGCAGGATTTCGAAAAGATGGTCGCCGATTATATCGAGCAGCGGTACGGGCACGGCAAAGCCGCCGCGGAATGA
- the rpmF gene encoding 50S ribosomal protein L32 — MAVPKRKTSPSKRGMRRSADALKAPTYVEDKNSGEMRRPHHIDLKTGMYRGRQVLEPKES; from the coding sequence ATGGCCGTTCCAAAAAGAAAAACCTCCCCGTCGAAGCGCGGCATGCGCCGCTCGGCCGACGCCCTCAAGGCCCCGACCTATGTCGAGGACAAGAATTCCGGCGAAATGCGCCGCCCGCACCATATCGACCTGAAGACCGGCATGTATCGCGGCCGCCAGGTTCTGGAGCCGAAGGAAAGCTGA
- a CDS encoding DUF4164 domain-containing protein, with amino-acid sequence MTGETTLKEVIARLGKAMEGLENAVAARLEHERDYSEAEAEVQRMNADRSRLAQELDNSEARAERLEDANKEVSRRLVTAMETIRAVLDR; translated from the coding sequence ATGACCGGGGAAACGACCCTCAAGGAAGTCATCGCCAGGCTGGGCAAGGCCATGGAAGGGCTCGAAAACGCCGTCGCGGCGCGGCTCGAGCACGAGCGCGATTATTCGGAAGCCGAGGCCGAGGTGCAGCGTATGAATGCCGACCGCTCGCGGCTGGCGCAGGAGCTCGACAATTCCGAAGCGCGTGCCGAACGGCTGGAAGACGCCAACAAGGAAGTGTCGCGCCGGCTGGTGACCGCCATGGAAACCATCCGCGCGGTACTGGACAGGTAG
- a CDS encoding transglycosylase domain-containing protein, translated as MARPRRLNRAGLKRLGRRILIAALVLAAIPLVLTFLYLPSFVHPVSTLMLKDLLTFSGYDRRWVSIDDVAPVLANSVIMSEDGQFCFHRGVDLGELRGVVDDALAGEATRGASTITMQTVKNLFLWSRPLGSVRKVVELPLAVYFDAVMSKRRIMEIYLNIAEWGPGIYGIEAAARHHFGVSARQLSRRQAALLAVSLPNPIARNPAKPGPGLRRLASLIERRAARSGAYVGCLD; from the coding sequence ATGGCGCGGCCGCGGCGCCTGAACCGCGCCGGTCTCAAGCGCCTTGGCCGGCGTATCCTGATCGCCGCCTTGGTGCTGGCGGCGATCCCGCTCGTGCTCACCTTCCTTTATCTGCCGTCCTTCGTGCATCCGGTGTCGACCCTGATGCTGAAGGACCTGCTGACCTTCTCCGGTTACGACCGGCGCTGGGTCTCGATCGACGACGTGGCGCCGGTGCTGGCCAATTCGGTGATCATGTCGGAGGACGGGCAGTTCTGTTTCCATCGCGGCGTCGATCTCGGCGAGTTGCGCGGCGTGGTCGACGACGCGCTGGCCGGCGAAGCGACGCGCGGCGCCTCGACCATCACGATGCAGACGGTGAAGAACCTTTTTCTGTGGTCGCGGCCGCTAGGCAGCGTGCGCAAGGTGGTCGAACTGCCGCTTGCCGTCTATTTCGACGCAGTGATGTCGAAGCGCCGCATCATGGAGATCTATCTCAACATCGCCGAATGGGGTCCGGGCATCTACGGCATCGAGGCCGCCGCCCGGCACCATTTCGGCGTCTCGGCCAGGCAATTGTCGCGCCGGCAGGCGGCGCTGCTTGCCGTCAGCCTGCCCAATCCGATCGCACGCAATCCGGCCAAGCCGGGGCCGGGGCTGCGGCGGCTGGCGTCGCTGATCGAACGCCGCGCGGCCAGGTCGGGCGCCTATGTCGGTTGCCTGGATTAG
- a CDS encoding peroxiredoxin, whose protein sequence is MSLRINDIAPDFTAETTQGTINFHEWIGDGWAVLFSHPKNFTPVCTTELGTMAGLEGEFKKRNVKIIGISVDPVSSHDKWQADIKTATGQVVNYPLIGDRELKVAKLYEMLPAGAGESSEGRTPADNATVRSVYVIGPDKKIKLVLTYPMTTGRNFDEILRVIDSIQLTAKHQVATPANWKQGEDVIITAAVSNEDAIKRFGAYETVLPYLRKTKQPAA, encoded by the coding sequence ATGAGTCTTCGTATCAACGATATCGCGCCGGATTTCACGGCCGAAACCACGCAAGGCACGATCAACTTCCACGAATGGATCGGCGACGGCTGGGCGGTGCTGTTCAGCCACCCGAAGAATTTCACGCCGGTCTGCACGACCGAGCTCGGCACCATGGCCGGGCTGGAAGGCGAATTCAAAAAGCGCAACGTCAAGATCATCGGCATTTCGGTCGATCCGGTGTCGAGCCACGACAAGTGGCAGGCCGACATCAAGACGGCCACCGGCCAGGTGGTGAACTATCCGCTGATCGGCGACAGGGAGCTCAAGGTCGCCAAGCTCTACGAGATGCTGCCGGCGGGTGCCGGCGAGAGCTCGGAAGGACGCACGCCGGCCGACAACGCCACCGTGCGCTCGGTCTATGTCATCGGCCCCGACAAGAAGATCAAGCTGGTGCTGACCTATCCGATGACCACCGGCCGCAACTTCGACGAGATCCTGCGCGTCATCGATTCCATCCAGCTGACGGCCAAGCACCAGGTGGCGACGCCGGCGAACTGGAAGCAGGGCGAGGATGTCATCATCACCGCCGCCGTCTCCAACGAGGATGCGATCAAGCGTTTCGGCGCCTATGAGACGGTGCTACCCTATCTCAGGAAGACCAAGCAGCCGGCGGCGTAA